gaGGAACATGTGAAACATAGTAAAcatagtaaataaaaaaaaatatctctggtaagatttgcattaaaatattttgctgcaaGTCTAAGtttgtgaaaagaaacatttaatctATTAGCTAACAGTGCTATCCTAGAGCCCTGATGGATAAACGTAAACAGGAGGATTTTCTGATTTAGTTAATGCTAGCTAGCAGGATAATGTAAGCCCTCAACAGAAACACAGTTGTTTTTGACCACACTGCCTCTCCATGAGAGGCCAGTTCTGTATTACAGAAGTGTAGCTGGAGAGTGTCTGATGGGAGGTTGAGGCCTGCTCAGCTCCATAAtatctccctcctcccccaggaTTAAGATAGTCTTGTCTCAGCAAAAACCTCCCCAGTCTCATACAAGGTGGGGTTATTATTGACTTTAGAAAGAACTTTTGTTCAAATCTTGTTTAAATGGAGACAAGCTTGACACCTGATCATatgatgcagaaaacagaaatggaaagaagaaacaacaggGCAGCTCTTAGGATTTCAGGATGGATTTGGAAATATACTGCCTGTAAGGGCGAAAAATAAGGAAGGGAGgaaatcaatcaatcaatcaatcaatcaatccCAACTGTACAACCTAATAccttatgaattatttttcctcccctgTAGTACTTTCACTGCCAGTCTTTTGAAAGGTAATACATGCTGTAGTCAGATTCTCAACTGTTATCTTTTCTTGACTTACAAATTCTGAATCTCTTCCACACTGATTAAACTTTTCCCAGAGTTGTTTTTCTAAATTGTATAAATACACTCCATTGATTTCAATGCAATTATTCCAATTTATGTGAGATAAGGACTTGACCATTAATAACCacatttgaaggaaaacagaattttctgcCCTTAGGATGAATGTGGGTAGCtaaatgtctgttttttaatattaatgtgAGCAACAGTCAGAGAAATGTTAGTGTGCTAACTGGTTAGCCAGTACCATTTCTTTAGACTGTTTGAACAACAATTCCAGACACTTGCATCAGCCATTAGTGTCTGGACTGTGGTAAATGGTAATGAAAACATGCAATTTTAACTCACTGTTAATTTTGTTGACTTGGAGGTAGAAGTTTTCAAGATTCTCACTGACAGTTGGAATACTCTTCAGTTGATTGAAGGAGAGATCCAACTCTACCAATGATGTGATATTGAAGACATTGCCTGGTATTCCAGAATCTGTTAATTTGTTGTGGGATAAACGTAAATATTGCAGGGTTTTAAAACCTTGGAAGTACTCATCAGGAATATTGGAGATCTGGTTATTGTCAAAATACAGCATGAGTAAGGAGTGAGGCAGTCCTGTTGGTAGCTTTGTAAGTTGATTGAAGCTTAAGTCTAGATACAAAAGTGAATTCAGACCTTTAAAAGCCCCAGAAATAGAATCTGTTTTCAGCTGGTTGTTCTGGAGATGAATGACAGTCAGATTTACCAGACCCTCGAGTGCACCAGGATTGACTTTTGTGATCTTGTTGTGACTTAATTGCAGGTCATCCAGAGTTTTGGGAAGCGGTCCAACAGCTTCAGTCAAATTGTTGTAGTTAATGTGAAGTTTCTTCAGATTCTTTAGTTTAGAGAAGACTCTTCCCTTAATTTTTGAGTTTTCCAGATGATTGTGATCTAAGATCAGCCACTGGAGGTCTGTTACATTATCAAACGTGTTCTCTTCAATGGCCTCAATCATATTGTTTCGAAGATAAAGGTATTTTATTCCACTTGGTACAATTGGAATGGTTTTCAGTTTAAGATTGTCACAATACATTGCAGTAGGATAGCTTAAAGGACAATTACATTCTGGGGCACAGACTGCTGTGGATGGCCCAAAAGGATCATAACCATAATCATCTGCAGGACCATAGTCATATTGGCAAAAAATGCCACTAATCAATACTAGGAAGATGGGTAGAGAGTTTAGAGTCATCTTTTCAATGTGTATTGTCTCTGCATAGGGgaggagaataaaaaaagttagcatactcttttttttctatttttctgcaatatttgaaattttaatatacaaatattttgacTCAACACTAATTAATATAGGATTCCTACATAAAGCtatcaattaattaaaaatatattagtttGTTAGCAATGCAATGCTACTATTACAGATTTACAGCATCTAGTTTGTTATTATCTGCCTTTGTAATGTGAACCTGCAGGCCATTCTGCTGCTGGAagtaacacatttttaaaatcatcctGTAGTCATTCATTTAATTACAAGAAGGAAAGGATGGTAAAGTCCAAGTTTTTGAAACTTGGACAGAAGTATCTGGTTTTGCTGAAGGTCATGTTCAGAGATAGTTTTGCCATTTAAATTCTGTCAAGCTTGCATTGCTATTCCTAATACGTTAAAATAccttatatttaaataatatgtcatggtttaatttattttcaaaaaaatcaggaaagttGCAAACTGAGGGTGATGATCTGCTACATAGTGTATTGTTAAGATGACAGTAGCTTGAGATatcttcttccatttccatATTCAGTTAAAGAAAGACTCATAGAAACAGCACATGTTCTCCTGGGCCTGTCAAACAGCACTGCATATGTGTACATGTGTATACAGTATCTAATATGGGTCTACAAGGgatatgaaatgaaaactcttCAAATAGTGCAAATGTTCTTTCAAAATTGATATGTGACAATGAGAATGCTAATTACTTTGTATCACCATTCCAAATAAATAGATCAATAAGCATTTGCATTACATAGTTGGTCTTCTAGATCATATACAGCAAAAGGATGCTTAGGACATTTGGGGATGTTTTGCTGTGATAGGAGTCATCTCACATTACTTTTCAAGGACATACTTTACTCATTAGATGCTTCAGAAGATACGAATTTATTCATATCTCAAAATCATCATAGACTAGTATCTTGCCGATATTTCTTACTACCTAGATGGATGCTGAGTTGTAAAAGTCAGCGTAGCATCACTGAAGTGGATGAGCTTACTTCGATTTTCACCACAAACATGTACTCAGCTACTGTTCAAAGAATGCAACAATTCAGAAAATCCTTAGAACACTCTTGTTCTCAATTTCAGACAGCATGTGCATTTAAACAGGCCACCAGACATTGTTCTCAGATCTAGGCAGTCTTCCAGCAGAGTAAGTCAGTCTTGTTATTAGCACTAGTTCGTGACAGAGTTCCTAAAGTTAAAATGCAAGGTAATTGCTAGAAAGTCTTCTTTAACTAAATTTCCATGCTTTTCTTGAGTTGATAAAAGCCACATCACAGTTTAGTCAACTAGAGTAACTTTAATCATGGCCTATTGATCTTGTGTAatacaaggattttttttttaaatgatctcaTCTCCAGTCAATCACCCACAAAGCCTCACTGCTGGATATTAAGCTGCTGTCCTCTGAACATGGACTAGGATTGTGTATCTTTTACCACGCTGTTGGCTCCATTTTATCTAATGACAAACTGTTGGATAGAGAATCATTGAAACATGAGTTATCAGTGtaattttctttgtctgttcTTCATTACTGCATGAGATGAGAACACAGGGGACTTTAAGTCCCCTGCTGGTATGAATAAGTACAGCTACTCTGAAAGCTGAGAAGTTACAATGCAGTCTTTTGAAATCTGTTCCTATTTTGGTACTAAACATTAAAGTTGAGGATCTAACTACTTAGTGTTCAAAACATATGACATTGTAGTGAACTTCATGGACTACACTCTTTGACCTCACAATGACATTTTTACACATCCTCATTTCATAGTCTTACTGATAAAGTAGA
The Numida meleagris isolate 19003 breed g44 Domestic line chromosome 1, NumMel1.0, whole genome shotgun sequence genome window above contains:
- the LUM gene encoding lumican, with translation MTLNSLPIFLVLISGIFCQYDYGPADDYGYDPFGPSTAVCAPECNCPLSYPTAMYCDNLKLKTIPIVPSGIKYLYLRNNMIEAIEENTFDNVTDLQWLILDHNHLENSKIKGRVFSKLKNLKKLHINYNNLTEAVGPLPKTLDDLQLSHNKITKVNPGALEGLVNLTVIHLQNNQLKTDSISGAFKGLNSLLYLDLSFNQLTKLPTGLPHSLLMLYFDNNQISNIPDEYFQGFKTLQYLRLSHNKLTDSGIPGNVFNITSLVELDLSFNQLKSIPTVSENLENFYLQVNKINKFPLSSFCKVVGPLTYSKITHLRLDGNNLTRADLPQEMYNCLRVAAEISLE